The Trichomycterus rosablanca isolate fTriRos1 chromosome 20, fTriRos1.hap1, whole genome shotgun sequence genomic interval AGTGGACAGGTTACGCTATGAGCGTTCACTCATACCGTTTTACTTTGCAGTCGTATctcagtggttgaggtacttgactagtcatttgaaggttgctggttcaagccccatcactgccaagttcccaccttgagcaaggctctcaaccctcaattgctctaaTTGCATTCAATGATAATTGTTAAtaaaagttgctttggatgcCGAATGTTttgggacgttgtagcctagcggttaaggtagtggactagtaatcaaaaggtcgctggttcaagccccaccacttgtcttgagcaaggcccttaaccctcaattgcttagacagtacactgtgaCAGTACTGCTGGAGTACAtttggagcagtctgggtcctttctgtgtggtttcttccgggtgctccggtttcctcctgtaGGTCCGAAtagatgcagtcaggtcaactagAGCTACTAAAATGGCCCTGTGTGTGTCGGAATACTTTTGGGCCATGCGGTGCATGTAGATGCCCCTTCTAAGTAGTGCAGGTCATCTCATCCAGCACAGAAGTGACTAAAGGACTTTAATGCTTGTTCTTTTCCAAGCACAGCCAAATCGTGTCTGTACAGagatgcccgaccggccgatagcatcgcagaggattcgaaccctggatcccgaGGTAGTGAGCTAGCACAGTTCACCACAGCACCGTCCGAGCGCCTCGGCCGTATAAAGTTTGCAGGTATTCGCATCACCTCAGATTCACCGTCACTCGTGTCCTGATGGCTCCAGGTTTTCTCCTCAGTTTGCAGTTTGTGCTCCGTCCGGTCATTGCGAGTTACCGGGTTCGGTCCTACAGTGTCCACTTACTCCGATCTGGCGCTGAAGCTTTCCTCTCGTCTGGCCAGAGCTTCCCGCAGGATTCACGCTTCAGTGCAGAAGGGAAATGAGTGAAATCATTCTGGTGATGTGATGTTATGGAAAATAATCAGACCGTGTTTGGTGATGACAACAAGCCTCAGTAGTAAAGGaacagatacaccgatcagccataacattaaaaccacctccttgtttctacactcactgtccattttatcagctccacttaccatatagaagcactttgtagttctacaattactgactgtagtccatctgtttctctacatgctttgttagccccctttcatgctgttcttcaatggtcaggacccccacagagcaggtattatttaggtggtggatggttctcagcactgcagtgacactgacatggtggtggtgtgttagtgtgtgttgtgctggtatgagtggatcagacacagcagcgctgctggagtttttaaacaccatgtccactcactgtccactctattagacactcctacctagtcggtccaccttgtagatgtaaagtcagagacgatcgctcatctattgctgctgtttgagtcgctcatcttctagacctacatcagtggtcacaggacgctgcccacggggcgctgttggctggatatttttggttggtggacgattctcagtccagcagtgacagtgaggtgtttaaaaactccagcagcgctgctgtgtctgatccactcataccagcacaacacacactaacacaccaccaccatgtcagtgtcactgcagtgctgagaatcatccaccacctaaataatacctgctctgtgggggtcctctgggggtcctgaccattgaagaacagcatgaaaggaggctaacaaagcatgtagagaaagtgtgtgtgtgtgtgtttgtttgtatgtgtgtgtgtgtgtttgtatgtgtgtgtgtgtgtgtgtgtgtgtgtgtgtgtgtgcgtgtgtgtgtttgccctgtgatgaactggcgacctgtcaaTCACACCCATCACCACCGTGGGTAGGACAGAGCggcagtaaaacaaacaatgaatgattgaatataTTTACCCATCATTctttcctaataaataaataaaagatgggGCAGCTGCCTGGCACATAGAGGGCGCCACCCTGAACATTCTCAGTGCCCCCCTCTGTTCTCTTGCAGTctcattggctgtgtctgaaaacctggtgaccCGCCCTGTTCCCCACCTACCTGATCAGACGCTCCcttgtcattcagtcagatcatcactcagaattaaggcgcctcagtaggagcattttaagggatctgagaatttagacacgccctcttctcgagTGTAGGATGACACACAGTGAATCATcatgtgatttattttaaattagctgcagtacacaaacacaccacacgGACGTTTCTACTCAGCAGTAAGCAAACAAACTTTGTCATGAACAATGGCGactaaatacagtaataaaccagggatgtaacgatgcaccacatgtgtgccacgattcgaatcggttactCATTTAAGATacatcaatattcactttaaacagcagagggcgctggcgctattcaccttgcctggttgacgtcgctacggggttgccaggttcggaattttccagccaaattgatttatgtgaggatactttctttatttgtattattagtttattattcatttatttatataatgttggatttgttttaaaattttatttaagttttttttacacaatgagcattgtttggcatagtttgtacccacgtcagaaataaaaggacattaattatttagataaatagcagccgtatgcatcttatcacctacactttgacgagtgcagtgcagctcagcgttgtgtacggagagacgcaccctgagagcactctcttctcatctctgtgcaggcgccatcaatcagccagcagaggtcgtagttgcaccagtcatgagagagaaaCCCCATcaggcttagtcccgcccatatctgaacaacaggccaatcgttgttcatgtggccgctcagccttagccggcaggcagagctgagattcgatacgatgtattcaagatccagctctggttccagcgtatgttttatttttaagagaaataataaaaagaaactttgtcataatttgtcttcagtttaattttgttttaaaaaatcgggaaaaaatcgtatcgtgaacccagtatcgtgaatcgtatcgcatcgtgggtagagtgtatcgttacatccctataataaacacattaaacacgACGGCGTCACAAACGACATAGTGGCACGTTATAAAAATATAGACATTAATCACGTGGACTGATCTACAGTCCGCTGAGAGTCGAGATTCTTTAATAAAAGTGCTGAAGAGTTTTCTAGCGAATCGTTGCGCACGCAGACGCGCGGCCTGAACGTGGCGGATAACAAGCATCTCAGAGGAAGGGCGTGTTTATTATCTTGTGCATTTGAACCAGGTTTAAACGGCTTCACAAAGCCAAATAATCGTTTACGATATACGAACACATCAATGTTGTGATTGGTGGATTGAATTCAACTTAAATAATGAAGCTCCGCCCATGGATGTTCAGCACACGCTAACACCATACAGTAATTAATAAGCGAATATGACGCTGTAGGTCACTTGGTGGCCTCTGTCCCAGGCGTACAGCGTGCGCTCCTTGGGATTGTAGTCGATCTGCGTGGCGTAGGTGTAGCTGTTCACGAAGGGCAGCTGCGGCACCAtctgcgtgtgcgtgtgcgtgtcgAAGGCGTACGACACGGTGGCGTTGGCGCGCTCGTGACTGTCCACGGCGTACAGCACGCCGCAGATGACGAAGCTGTTCCCGTACGTGTTCCTCCTCAGCCCCGTCCTCCacgtgttctccctgtgtagaTCGAAGGCGTTCAGCTTGCTCAGCACGATCACCTCCTGGTGGAAGCCCTCCTCGTCCAGGGCGGGATAGACCACCCAGAGTCCGCTCTCGTCCACCGCGAAGTCCACGTCCGAGTGTCCCCGGAAGCTCCACGCCGCCTCCTTGTCCTCGTGCTCGAAGATGGCGTCGTGTAGGGTGGTCCAGGCCGGGACGTAGCGCAGGCGCAGGTCGTATTTGATGATGTCGTGGGAGAAGGCGCGGTTGTAGTACAGGGCGCCGCTGTAGATCACGTGACCGGTTCCGATGTAGCTGTAGGGGAGCTTGTACGAGTTGCTGGGACGACCTGAAACgccaataataaaaattacatttaataataacaacaacatttATAAATACGCACAAAACACAGGACACCAGCACTTCAAATCTAAGCTCTGCCACCGGTCGcttgggcgccccctagcgggcacgaTTGGcggtgcctgtagcagacacaACTGTGCACTAGTCTTCTgcgtgggaaaagaccggactaaaaagtgggcggggtcttcggcaaagtgtaaggaccctggttagtagcccgtggaggaatgtggagatcagcgtgtgactctccatgcgcgagtCCAACCTCACACACGAATCCACTGAAGTACGGGCAAATAAGAACTGGTCGGTGGAGTGTGCACGCATCgtagggagggcgtgtcaggtgattataccctcctcatacgccatcggggtctccagcagagaaagaggaactggctatgataAACATTTCATGATTTGTAGTCCCTTTGGCAGCAGTTATAAGGGATACGCCCGTAGCTCTACACAGCTGAATTTGGACTGTTTATCCCACTCTTCATGGCGGATTGAATGTCGAGCGTCTGTGAACCATCGCTGAAGCCgatccagtgttgttttggctgtatgcttcggGTCATTGATGCATTGAAAAGTAAACCGTCACCCCAGTCGGAATTCACATGCACTCTGGAGGAGGTGTTCCTGTTTTTGGCAGTACTCATCCGTCCCTCAGCATTTACGCCCATGGCaatgaagcttgcttgactgtggacagtgtcgccTGTAattcagcagcttttaattcacAGCAGATTGATTTTTattggttcttggattacatctgatcatctaggttttttttttttcagctctATGTGAGACAATGCTTAGATTTCACTACCaaccttggcaagagaccactgcaGCCAATCTATCCTTATTTATGTGGGCACAATACAAGCCACCAGCTATACTCAAGCATTAGTTAGAGGAATAAGAGACCCGTGCCACAAAAGTTAATTGACTTTATAGAACTTTCTTTAACCCAACCAACAAATGAATGATATTTTTGGTCCAAATAATAAAACCAACAAAGTAAAATCATCAGCACGTTTACGTTACCTTGCTTGAACGACTCCATATCCCGGAATTCCAGCAGGGTGCTGCCGAAGTAGTGATTCGTGACATAAATGACGTTGCCGTTCCCTTTTGGGTCCTTCATCCAGGCTCCTTCTTCGCGACCGTAGGTGTTGTGTGTCACAGGGTCACCGATGGAAGCTAACGTGTCCTTGCAAACACCTAAAATTATAAATCAATACAGTGAAGGTTAGATTTTctaacattttgtttttttgtccaCTTATCTGCCCCTAAGGGTCCGTCCTCATACCCTACCGAACGTTTAACGCCGTAGTCTCATAGCTTCAGAGGTATCTAACATTAGCTGGTCAACAGGGTGAGagaaactcactcactttcttactcgcttatccagttagggtcccAGCTTTCCCAgcatttcaatgggcgcaaggcacacagtaacaccctggacggggcgccagtccattgcagggcagacactcagtgtctccaattaacctgactgcatgtttttggactgtgggaggaaactggagctcccggaggaaacccacgcagacacggggagaacatgcaaactccacacagaaaggacccggaccgccccacctggggatcaaacccaggaccttcttgctgtgaggcgacagtgctacccacttagccaccgtgccgcccgtgagAGAGGTGGcttggtaggtagcactgtcgcctcacagtaagaaggtcctggggtcgattaccaggtggggcggtccgggtcctttctgtgtgggtttcctccgggagctccggtttcctctcacagtctaaacacgtgcagtcaggttaattggagatactgaattgcccctaggtggggtgcccagtgaatcgtacccaccatgaccctgattggGATGAATCGGAGGTAAAACAGAGGATGAATGAATTTGTTTCTGAGCAGCTCGGCTGAAACTCACCGGGACTCTTCGGCGCCGCAGTGCTCGCGGTAGATTCTTCATCCCAGGTGAGACGCGACTTCAGTTTCTTCACCGCTGTTGTGGAGTTGTGTTGAGTTTTGGAAGCTTTGGGAGGATGAGAGATGAATGCGGATTGGTTGGCGGCTGCTGTCTGTGCAGTGCTGGTTGTGCTGGTGGTTGTACTGGTGCTGGTAGAAGACAGCAGTGTTGCGGTGCTGGTTGAAATCATCTCAGTCTTCCAGGTCTGTTTGGTGACGTTTGGCTGAGCTGTGGTGCTCTCGTGGGTTGGATTCGGTGCCGCAGTGGTTCGAGGGCTCGTGGTGGACGGTGTGTGGACCGTGTCCTGCTGTTCGGGGATCTGATCGTCTATTAATAAATCCACTGGACCGTCTCCACTCGGACTGTCATCCACATCTGCTTCAGAGAGTAAACAATATCCAAAATTTGAGGGGTGCGACAGTATATcattattatgtgtgtatacaccgatcagccataacattaaaaccacctccttgtttctacactcactgtccattttatcagctccactcaccatatagaagcactttgtagttctacaattactgactgtagtccatctgtttctctacatgctttgttacccccctttcatgctgttcttcaatggtcaggacccccacaggacccccacagagcaggtattatttaggtggtgggtcattctcagcactgcagtgacactgacatggtggtggtgtgttagtgtgtgttgtgctggtatgagtggatcagacacagcagcgctgctggagtttttaggtaccatgtccactcactgtccactctattagacactcctacctagtcggtccaccttgtagatgtaaagtcagagacgatcgctcatctattgctgctgtttgagttggtcatcttagagaccttcatcagtggtcacaggacgctgcccacagggcgctgttggctggatatttttggttggtggactattctcagtccagcagtgaaagtgaggtgtttaaaaactccagcagcgctgctgtgtctgatccactcataccagcacaacacacactaacacaccaccaccatgtcagtgtcactgcagtgctgagaatgatccaccacctaaataatacctgctctgtggtggtcctgtggtggtcctgaccattgaggaacagcatgaaagggggctaacaaagcatgcagagaaacagatggactacagtcagtaattgtagaactacaaagtacttctatatggtaagtggagctgataaaataaacaatatcagCAGGGTAGGGCAGAAAGGGCAATTGCCCAGCATTCTGTCAGCTTCTACATCAGAAGAACGAGTGGGATTAAGTACTTGAGTTTTATAACCAGCAGTGCATTGTGGGTCATGTGCAGTAGGGTGTGTTTCCTGGACATATTAAAGGTTGTTGAATGGGTTGTTGCGACTAGCAGCTTCAGGATGATTACAGACTGCACACCTAACAGCAGTCGTTACAAACAGATGTTTGTGCTTCTTCCAGTTGAATTAAAACAGATGTAACACCTTGACATCTTCATGCAACATCTGGAGAGACCGGGTGTCTGTAAGGGACGCTGTGAGACCCACGTTTACAAGAAATACAAACTGGTTCCACACACAAGGGGTTTCAACTTTTATTGACTAAACGGGACAGTGGTGGCataatgggtagagctttgggctatcaatcaaaaggttgagggtttgaatcccagctctgtcacgcagccactgttgggcccatgagcaaggcccttaaccctcaattgcttagacaaaacactgtcacagtactgtaagtcactttggataaaagtgtctgctaaatgccgaaaatgtaaatgtaatgtaatgtaaatatgtacaatctggtcccactgtggtttacaagatgcaacgtaaagcctccacaagggggcgcttgtgtacaagttcattttatattcaagttCCTGTTAATattagcttatttatttattattattgttgtctgTGACCTAGTTTTTGGCTTGTGACCCATCCAAAAGTCATGATCCAAAGTTTAAAACACCCTGACATAAACCTGCTACATGGATCTTCTGCTGGTCCATAAAAGATGTCTTGAGTAATGTGTTCTGGCGTCGATGAGTCTCGGCCGCCCAACAACCCGTCAGCAGTTTGAGATctgtccctcctcagaccccCGTCTGTGAATACTCCTCACTGTTTCAGAGGTCAACCCAGTTATCCCCACCTTATGAGTCACTTAGGTCTTCctccatcagcccaacatctaaCACCACCCTTACATCCACCACTGGTGCCAAAGAGGCACTGACGATCATTTTTGGGAGGTGATACAAATATTACAGCTTACCATTTGGTTCTCCGTTCTCGTCCTCATCAGCATCAGCTTTGTAGAAGGTCATGCTCCTGATGCTCATCCCATTAGGTCCAGTTTTAACCTTTGTTGGTTTGTGTTTCTCCTCTGTATGACTTCTCTTCAGGAGCCTGCCGGAGTCCTGACTGCTGCCTACGAACTTCTCCTCGTACTTCTTCTGCACACACAAACCGACTTCTGTTTAGTGTCACACCGGTGATggtcaaaatataaaaaacatcaaCTTGACGTTGAAACGTCTACATCACAGTTACAACCACAGCTGTACAGATGAGTCTGATATTCTGAATTTACAGCAGGTATCTCTAATACCTGATCCACTTTTGCCAATTTGCCAGAATGTTATTTGCTGAGCTCACATTTTCCTACAGAGGAACTCAGCAGGAATGGGTTTGGTGGAACTTCCATGGTTGAAATACTCTTTGCTGAGCGATTTATTCACCCAAAGCTTAGACTGTTCCTCTAGGCTGGCAGTTTGGTCCATCCACTCCCACCCCATCTTTAAACGGGGACCCAGCAGCCAGGACGTTCCACTGCTGTCGTAAGGTAGGATTTGGAACGCCGGGAGCCATTCCTTTAGAAGAAGGTACTGTAACATCCCAACctgcctgggtttgattacctGAATGGGCAGTCTGGTCTATTGGAGctattaaattgtccatgtgatggactggcaacctgtccgggtgCCTTTCATCCAAAGAATCAGACCAAAGAATCAAAATACTGGTAAAccagacagtgaataaatggTAAACAATGTTTACCAGTGTGTGAGACCTTGATGTGTAAGGTTCTTTCTCACCTCTGTATGTGAAAATGCTGCAGCCACTTTATTCTGCAGCGATGATTCTAAATCATTCAGACGCTTTTTCTTCTCCTCTCGGTGCTGGTTTTGTAGCTCTTTCTCTGCTtttacactctctctctctttcgtTACGTTTCCAGACACCGACTGGAAGAAAATTAGATGATTAGCTGAAATTCAGGGGGATAAAAATCtcaggatgatggatgatgtatTTGTATTGAAAGCGTTGGGAAACATCTGTACTGAAACATCAACCAAACCTTCTCGATGTTCTCCACTCGCTCCAGGAGTTTCGAGGTCACTGAGTGGAGCTTCAGTAGGTCCATCCCATATAAAGCCCCCTCCAGGAGGTCCATGATGGTAGAGAGCTaccaaaaaaacataataatacagAAGCATTATTGTTTTAAAGCTTTATAGTATTATAAGTATTATACATCACTTTCCGCCACTAGAAACAGCCAAGCATCACAGAGCTATTATTATTCCCTACTCATTTACAAATCTGATATTTAAAAATGGATTCTGTCAGGGGTTTGAAGGTAGATGCATCCCATGGTCATCCCCATCTCCATTAGCTTCCGTCTTtgtgctgtgcagcaccacaatcagccagcagaggtcagaaatgcagcacttatgaggaaCTTCTATGGTCCTCCCTCCTTTGATCCTCTGCCAGCTTGAGATGCCAGCACTGGTGTTATCATGTGACCAATCATAAGTGCCCGACCAGGCTGgtggcaccactgagatctAAACTCAACAGCTCAGGCTCTCAGAGCTGGTGGATTAGCGTATTTGCCCGCTGCACCAACTGATGCTCTctcagaaaaacaaaaacaaatgattatattttattaacgtATCCGTGATGCCATCCTACCCTGACATCGTCTCTGCCGGCCTCCTGCAGCTTCTTGAACCTGAAGTCCCCCTCGCAGGGGTTGAGGGCGGACGGAGGGGCGATGCAGGCGCACTTCTTGCAGTTGGGTCCGTCCGTCACCGTCTCCACCGTGTAGAAATCCTCGGCTTTTCCGTTTCCCTCTTCGATGCGTCTGCAGGCACTTCTGCTCAGCGGCCGGACCACACACCTACAGCGACAGTCCGGCCCCACCGACAGCGTCTTCACCTTATCATAGTCACCCAGGAGCTGAAACATGAAGAAATTAGCTCAACATTCATGGATCTTGGTATCGTCTGCTTTAATAAATGTGGTCAGAAGTatttggaacaggaaaggatcttccctaaactgttgctgcaaaatttactttatataattgatttattacacctgttagtacgggtgtggctgaaacacatgaattcgataaatagaaggggcgtcccaatacctctccccttttgcccagtgaatcacacccaccgcgaccctgaccaggctgaaCACccacaattttcctcccaatcgaATCATAGCCGATCCTCTTATTTCGGCCAATTCCAGTCTTCCCCTGTGTGCTGGCCGAGGAGAGCTGAAACTGTCACGTACCGCTCTGACAGGCGTGACCACATCTCACCCGGCAGTcgtggagtctcacagagagccgtatcaCGTACAGACCGCCTCGCTGAGCACTCCACAAACCGTCTCTCACTATTGTGAGGACGGCATAAGGCACCATTACATAGATACATAGTGTCACTGAAAACGTTTTTGACCTCCTAAGTGTGCCTGTTGGATGCAcggccaggtcgatagcactgcCCGGAATTGGAATTCGGAAGCTTGAGAtcctcagtggtggtggtggggtttaaTTCCACTTCTACTTGCTTTCTAAcacaattttaattattataattacaactAAATTACAATTTTTGCTAGAATAGAAGAAAAAGAATTCAGGTGTTTTTTGCAAACttgagatttatttatttattatctatttatctatttatttattaacttatttatttatctatgtatttatttatttttatttatttatctatttatttatttgtctatttatcttttatctatctatttttttatttttttatctatttattttttatatatatttatttatttttaatctttttatctatttattatttatttatttatctatctatttatttttaatctatttatctatttatttatctattttttatctatttattaatttaattatttatttattgattgatttaattatttatttattaatatatttatgtatttatatatttatttaattatctatttttttctatttatctatttacttatttatttatgtacttatttacttgtttatttatttattagcaccAGTGTTTCTTGACTCAGGATCAGAAATTTCTGCAACTTCTAAACATTTTTGCATGCTGTACTCTTGGTGTGATCTTTGCAGGATGCCCATTTCAGAACAGAATAACTACGGCAGAATTCTTTGTAAAGGCCCATTTTCACCCTATAGAACCCGCACCCCCAAATCTCATTCATTCCTTTACTGTGTGCTTTACCaccagtttatcctggtcagggtcgcggtgggtctgattcattgggcgaaaggcaggaaacaccttggACGGGTTGCTAGTaaatcacagggcaacacacaacccggagaacccggaggaaacccacacagacacagggagaacatgcaaaccccacacagaaatcgaacccaggcccttcttgcttgGTGGAGACAGGGCTCACTGCTCCACTGTGCCATCAAGTCAGGATCTGACTGATTTATGAGGTTTTAATTAATTGGTTTTTTAGAAAAGTGGAAATTCAAGTAAAATACTGATGGCATTTATTAACTGGTCCCAGTTTCCTGAACTGGGCTCTGATTACCTGAGTTAAAATGTTTTCCTGGTTGTCCAGCTCGTCCTCCAGCAGCCCACCGTTATCTTCTACATCCTCACCAATCAACCCACCGGTCCACGCCAGCGGTACACAGCACAGCGCACCAGTCCACACCAGCACTACCAGTCTTACCGCAGAGATCGTCATTCTGGACGTCCAACCATCCACAGAGGGCAGATCAAGGGTTCTGATGTAAGATGTAAGAGCTTCCTGGTGGACGATCCTGAGGAACTGCTGCTCTTTGTGCAGATGTTGAAATGTAATCCACAGATGTTCGGTGGACCAGCAGTCGTGTTACGAGTCCTCCAGGTCGTGCTCCAGCCTCAGATGCTtgcagatgaatggatggaggaAAGATCTCCTGCTTGAGAGGGAGGAAAGTGGGATGGACCATCGGCACAGACAGGGAGGAGTCAACGGATCACAGACTGGACCAGGGTTTCCAAAATCCTGCTCCTCCAGACCTTCAGACTGACTGGTTCAATGCTTCCTACACAGAAGTATTGAGACACCCctttaacagtttagggaaggccccctgcctgttccagcatgaatgcGCCCCcctcctgacctcagccctgctcaacattcaacatcagtgtccagccgtACAAACATTGTCCTCTtttcactgaatgggcacaaatccccacaggcatacttcaaagtcttgtgagaagccttctcagaaaagccACTGTTGATTTATCTGAAatggtcacacagaggtcactcagggtcaggtgtcccaatacataAAAgtccaaaagtatccggacacccCTCATAAGTATCAAGTTCAGGTGTTCATCCATTAAtaactttgtgacaacagtcTGGTGAAGGTCCTTCCCAGTTTCAGAATGGCTGTACCCAACAAGGTGCACTAAGTAAGAAAGCCTGACCCCAACCCTGTttaacacctttggaatgaattggaatgttgactgcaagccaggccttcctgCTCTTTTGAAAGATgttcacaaattcccacagacacactccaaaacctaTCAATTCTCAGAGGAATGAAGCTGATTATCTACTTCACAGTTTGAAGAACATAGACAATGGGTGTCAGTATCTCAGAGGATACAGTATTGAATTGGTGATCagtaggtcgctggttcaaaccccaactCTTCCGAATGGTCgctgttggactcttgagcaagacccttaacccctcAGTTCTATGTTGCTTTGAAAATTTCATTCTGGTGTATTACATCAGCAGGAAAGAGTGTTGCACCATAAGGTGCGCTTGGTGTGCAAAACAGGGGGAAATTGGTTCATTCAGTGTCTgatttaccaccgctttatcctgatcagggtcgcggtgggtctgattcattggccGAGAGGCAGGAACCACCTTTGTGCATGTTTGTGAAAGGTCGGAGGAAACTTGAGTACTGAAGTTCTCCAGGAACctgaagctgtgcagcacccacaccacCCACTGCACCATGAGTGTAGAgaaatacagtgtgtgtgtgtgtgtgtgtgtgtgtgtgaatggt includes:
- the olfml2bb gene encoding olfactomedin-like protein 2B, which encodes MTISAVRLVVLVWTGALCCVPLAWTGGLIGEDVEDNGGLLEDELDNQENILTQLLGDYDKVKTLSVGPDCRCRCVVRPLSRSACRRIEEGNGKAEDFYTVETVTDGPNCKKCACIAPPSALNPCEGDFRFKKLQEAGRDDVRLSTIMDLLEGALYGMDLLKLHSVTSKLLERVENIEKSVSGNVTKERESVKAEKELQNQHREEKKKRLNDLESSLQNKVAAAFSHTEKKYEEKFVGSSQDSGRLLKRSHTEEKHKPTKVKTGPNGMSIRSMTFYKADADEDENGEPNADVDDSPSGDGPVDLLIDDQIPEQQDTVHTPSTTSPRTTAAPNPTHESTTAQPNVTKQTWKTEMISTSTATLLSSTSTSTTTSTTSTAQTAAANQSAFISHPPKASKTQHNSTTAVKKLKSRLTWDEESTASTAAPKSPGVCKDTLASIGDPVTHNTYGREEGAWMKDPKGNGNVIYVTNHYFGSTLLEFRDMESFKQGRPSNSYKLPYSYIGTGHVIYSGALYYNRAFSHDIIKYDLRLRYVPAWTTLHDAIFEHEDKEAAWSFRGHSDVDFAVDESGLWVVYPALDEEGFHQEVIVLSKLNAFDLHRENTWRTGLRRNTYGNSFVICGVLYAVDSHERANATVSYAFDTHTHTQMVPQLPFVNSYTYATQIDYNPKERTLYAWDRGHQVTYSVIFAY